TGGGCGATCACGAAGCCCATTCCTTCGGGGCCGAGCAGGTTTTTCTGCGGTACGCGGCAGGACTGATAGAGGATCTCCGCGTGGCTGAAATAATCATCCCCTGCGTGCCCCATGACGGGGATGTTGCGCACCAGGTTAAAGCCCGGCGTGTCGGTCGGAACGATGATCATGCTGGCCCGCAGGTGCGGCGGGGCTTCAGGGTTGGTTGCCGCCATGACAATGGCGAAGGCCGAGCCGTCCGCGGATGAGGTGTACCATTTCTGGCCGTTAATCACATAGAAGTCGCCGTCTTTTACCGCGGTTGTGTCCATCATGACGGGGTTGGAACCGGCGAGATTAACCTCCGTCATCGAAAAACAGCTCCGGATTTGACCGGCGACGAGGGGTTTCAGCCAGCGTTCTTTTTGCGCCTCGTTCCCATATTTGTAGAGTATTTCCATATTTCCGGCGTCGGGCGCCTGGCAACCGAAGACGTAATGGCCAATGGGCGTCCGCCCGAGTTCCTCCGAGACGAGACCGTGCTCCAGGAGGCTCAGCCCCAGGCCGCCGTATTCCTGCGGCTGGTTGGGAGCCCAGAGCTCCATCCGCTTGACCATTGCCCGTTTTTCTTCGAGAACGGGGAGCAGCTCCCGGAAGGGCTTCTTTAAATATTCCGCCTCCAACGGGATCAATTCCCGGTCAACAAATTCCCTGATCATGCCGGTTATGGCCTGCATCTTTTCCGATAGCGAAAAATCCATCATTGCCTCCTGAAAGAAAAAAGTTATTATCTGCAAGTAAACTGCTCATGCAGTCAGGCTGAAGCCTGACGCACTCGCAGTGCTGCTAAATGTAAACAGACATCAATCATCTACCGGTATGTGACGAGCTCCTGCTCCCTCCGGAGGGACAGGTGGGCGGTTTCATTGAATGACGCGATGGTAAAGCGATCACCCTTGTAAAGAAATTTTGTTATCGAGGCGTTGGCTATCTGCCAGCCCAGCCGGATCGTCTCCTCGTTGGAAAGTTTAAGCGCCCGCTGGAGGGCCGCGGAAATGGGCCCGCCCGAGGTGAAGATGAGGATTGTCCTGCCCGCAGGATGATCATTGATGATCTTTTCTATTCCGTTCCAGACTCGAGAGGTAAATTCCTCCCAGGTGGGGAGGCCTTCCTTTTTGTATTTTCCGGTTGCCCAGCCGGATAAAGCCTGCTCGAATAGTTCCTGGAATTTCTTTTTTTCCGCATATTTCTGAAGGATGTTTTCGGGCAACGAGGACTCCTCGCCGACGATTTCCCTTACAAACGACAGCAGAATTTCCTGAGAGCCATACTCGTTA
This genomic interval from Syntrophobacterales bacterium contains the following:
- a CDS encoding acyl-CoA dehydrogenase family protein, with translation MMDFSLSEKMQAITGMIREFVDRELIPLEAEYLKKPFRELLPVLEEKRAMVKRMELWAPNQPQEYGGLGLSLLEHGLVSEELGRTPIGHYVFGCQAPDAGNMEILYKYGNEAQKERWLKPLVAGQIRSCFSMTEVNLAGSNPVMMDTTAVKDGDFYVINGQKWYTSSADGSAFAIVMAATNPEAPPHLRASMIIVPTDTPGFNLVRNIPVMGHAGDDYFSHAEILYQSCRVPQKNLLGPEGMGFVIAQERLGPGRIHHCMRWLGVCSRAFDLMCKRASERIITSDGKTLASKQIIQAWIAECAAAIQGARLMTLNAAWKIDNLGVKEAREDISLIKFHVAGVMQNVVDRALQVHGGLGMTDDVIIPFFYRHERAARIYDGADEVHKMSVARRILREYVGKTVK
- a CDS encoding histidine phosphatase family protein, whose amino-acid sequence is MGTIYMIRHGQASFGSEDYDRLSPKGIIQSRVLAEYLAAVGVAADILYSGQMKRQIDTAKQTVEMYKNAVPPILSPRIEKAFNEYGSQEILLSFVREIVGEESSLPENILQKYAEKKKFQELFEQALSGWATGKYKKEGLPTWEEFTSRVWNGIEKIINDHPAGRTILIFTSGGPISAALQRALKLSNEETIRLGWQIANASITKFLYKGDRFTIASFNETAHLSLRREQELVTYR